In Desulfomonile tiedjei DSM 6799, a genomic segment contains:
- a CDS encoding 3-hydroxybutyryl-CoA dehydrogenase, with the protein MKRIGVIGAGLMGAGIAQVAAQSGFDVTLMDVETRFLDKGLSTIEKNLKRTVEKGKLSQPDADAIRGRIHGVLSLAEAANGVDVIIEAVIEKMALKKDVYSELDQHAPAHAIFASNTSALSVTEMAAVTTRPEKFIGMHFFNPVPVMKLVEVISGIATSNETVAAIKELSNKMGKTAIEVQEAPGFVVNRILVPMITEAIFVLQEGLASASEIDEGMKLGANHPMGPLALADLVGLDTLLNVQQHLYEEFGDPKYRPPGLLKKMVRAGRLGRKSGRGFYDYGS; encoded by the coding sequence ATCAAAAGAATCGGAGTTATAGGCGCGGGGCTCATGGGTGCAGGCATCGCTCAAGTGGCGGCCCAAAGTGGGTTCGACGTTACCCTTATGGATGTGGAGACCAGATTCCTGGACAAAGGACTATCCACTATAGAGAAAAACCTCAAGCGCACCGTCGAGAAGGGCAAACTTAGCCAACCAGATGCGGACGCCATTCGAGGGAGGATACATGGCGTACTGTCTCTGGCCGAGGCAGCTAACGGAGTTGACGTCATAATCGAAGCCGTCATTGAAAAAATGGCACTCAAGAAAGACGTGTACAGTGAGCTGGATCAGCATGCTCCGGCTCATGCGATCTTCGCCAGCAATACTTCCGCATTGAGTGTTACGGAAATGGCCGCAGTCACCACCAGGCCGGAAAAATTCATCGGGATGCATTTTTTCAATCCGGTGCCGGTCATGAAACTGGTGGAAGTGATTAGCGGAATAGCCACAAGCAACGAAACGGTAGCGGCGATTAAAGAGCTTTCCAACAAGATGGGAAAGACTGCCATTGAGGTGCAGGAAGCTCCTGGATTTGTCGTGAATCGTATCCTGGTGCCCATGATCACGGAGGCCATATTTGTGCTTCAGGAAGGGCTTGCCAGTGCTTCGGAAATCGATGAAGGCATGAAGCTGGGGGCGAACCATCCCATGGGACCGCTTGCTCTGGCAGATCTGGTGGGACTGGATACACTGCTTAATGTGCAACAGCACCTCTACGAAGAGTTCGGCGATCCCAAGTACAGACCGCCCGGATTGCTCAAGAAGATGGTAAGGGCAGGCAGATTGGGCCGGAAATCAGGACGAGGCTTCTACGATTACGGTTCGTAA
- a CDS encoding acyl-CoA dehydrogenase family protein yields MQQKERFGLTEEEQMLRDMVRRLAKEKIAAGAEERDRVGEYPYDMLELMKENGLMGVDFPEKYDGMEAGLLAHCIVVEELAKVDASVALIPSCQELGSLPIILAGNHEQKEKYLKPLSTGETLAAFGLTEAKGGSDVAALRTRAVRKGDKYIINGTKTFITNGGVADTYSVYAITDPDLPSHKGASVFIMEKGMPGFTVGKKEHKLGIRCSDTRELIFEDVEVPVENRLGEEGEGFHIMMKTLDFSRPSVAAQALGIAAGAFEYATQYAKERETFGKPIIRHQAIAFKLADMAMKITAARQLLYKTCDLLQAHVGKDLSRVPAEIIRHSSMSKAFCSDTAMATTIEAVQVLGGYGYISEYPVERMMRDAKITQIYEGTNEIQRIVIASTL; encoded by the coding sequence ATGCAGCAGAAGGAAAGGTTCGGGTTGACAGAAGAAGAACAGATGCTTCGGGACATGGTCCGGCGGCTTGCCAAAGAAAAGATAGCTGCTGGAGCCGAAGAACGAGATAGGGTAGGCGAATATCCGTACGACATGCTGGAGCTTATGAAGGAAAACGGCCTCATGGGCGTCGATTTTCCCGAGAAATACGACGGCATGGAGGCAGGCCTGCTGGCCCACTGCATCGTCGTTGAGGAACTGGCGAAAGTGGACGCTTCCGTGGCTTTGATCCCGTCCTGCCAGGAACTCGGGAGTCTTCCCATCATTCTTGCCGGAAATCATGAGCAAAAAGAGAAATACCTGAAACCTCTGTCCACAGGTGAAACGTTAGCTGCATTCGGTCTTACAGAGGCAAAAGGGGGGTCGGACGTAGCCGCTCTGAGAACTCGTGCTGTACGCAAAGGGGACAAGTACATCATTAACGGCACAAAGACTTTCATTACCAATGGTGGTGTTGCCGACACCTATTCCGTTTACGCGATCACCGATCCGGATTTGCCTTCTCACAAGGGAGCCAGCGTGTTCATCATGGAAAAAGGGATGCCTGGTTTCACCGTAGGCAAGAAAGAACACAAATTGGGTATTCGCTGTTCGGATACCAGGGAGTTGATTTTCGAGGACGTTGAAGTGCCCGTAGAAAACCGACTGGGGGAAGAAGGAGAAGGTTTTCACATCATGATGAAAACGCTGGATTTCTCCCGCCCGTCCGTTGCAGCTCAGGCGCTTGGTATCGCCGCCGGAGCCTTCGAGTATGCCACGCAGTACGCGAAAGAGCGGGAGACCTTCGGGAAGCCGATCATTCGGCATCAGGCTATTGCCTTCAAGCTTGCCGACATGGCCATGAAGATAACAGCAGCCCGGCAGCTTTTGTACAAAACCTGCGATCTCTTACAGGCACATGTGGGAAAGGATCTCTCCCGAGTTCCTGCCGAAATCATCCGCCATTCCTCTATGTCAAAAGCATTCTGCTCCGACACCGCAATGGCCACGACCATTGAAGCCGTACAAGTGCTCGGCGGATACGGCTACATCTCGGAATACCCCGTTGAACGCATGATGCGGGACGCCAAGATCACCCAGATCTACGAAGGCACTAACGAGATACAGAGGATCGTGATAGCATCGACGTTGTAG
- a CDS encoding trypsin-like serine peptidase, whose product MKRLVREILAEPSMINDIIRSLRSGELKEIFGNKIEEVYELLKRGDFDKELPANLTLEQIVLLVGRPVLKIRHGTYELPLSSEWNSKLEANRPTIEKAISSVGRIELREHPRYQWLGTGWFVAENIIVTNRHIAEEFSVRNGEDFVFRRNFRNREMKAWIDMREEYNLPDQIELDISKILYVSNNDYDIALLQVVIDSDEKLTPIELADKAPKNGTDVVVIGYPAKDSRSDFEEMERIFGSIYDVKRLAPGKISLSDQDSILKHDCSTLGGNSGSVVLDINSGKAVGLHFGGIYLEGNWAVSSSKVAEILKEFL is encoded by the coding sequence ATGAAAAGGTTAGTTCGTGAAATATTGGCTGAGCCGAGTATGATTAATGACATAATAAGAAGCCTCAGATCTGGAGAGCTAAAAGAGATATTTGGAAACAAAATTGAAGAGGTTTACGAGCTGCTGAAAAGAGGTGATTTTGATAAGGAATTGCCAGCAAATTTAACTTTGGAACAGATAGTACTTCTAGTAGGGAGGCCGGTTCTGAAAATACGACATGGCACGTATGAATTACCTCTGTCGTCAGAATGGAATTCCAAATTAGAGGCAAACCGTCCCACAATTGAAAAAGCCATCAGTTCTGTCGGAAGAATCGAACTTCGAGAACATCCGAGATATCAATGGCTAGGTACTGGTTGGTTTGTGGCGGAGAACATAATAGTGACAAATCGTCATATTGCCGAGGAGTTCTCGGTAAGAAATGGTGAGGACTTCGTTTTTCGCCGAAATTTTAGAAATCGTGAAATGAAGGCTTGGATAGATATGCGCGAAGAGTACAATCTTCCAGATCAAATTGAATTAGATATTTCCAAGATTTTGTATGTTTCTAATAATGACTACGATATCGCCTTGCTGCAAGTAGTAATTGACTCCGATGAAAAACTCACTCCAATAGAATTGGCCGATAAAGCACCCAAAAACGGAACAGATGTTGTTGTAATTGGATATCCTGCTAAGGACAGCAGAAGTGATTTTGAAGAAATGGAACGCATTTTTGGCAGTATTTATGATGTGAAACGCCTGGCTCCTGGAAAAATTTCTTTGTCTGATCAAGACTCAATTTTGAAGCATGATTGTTCAACATTAGGAGGAAACTCGGGATCAGTTGTTCTCGATATAAATAGTGGAAAAGCAGTCGGTTTGCATTTTGGAGGGATATATCTTGAGGGCAACTGGGCTGTTTCGAGTTCCAAGGTAGCGGAAATATTAAAGGAGTTTCTTTGA
- a CDS encoding radical SAM protein produces the protein MSQSWVPISTILKTAPKLLERPAYAKNVTMIQVDKFLRNIFPRAEEGTAQQIRQCSIRITDLCNLRCHTCGQWGDHGFLRSCSIKELRSREVTPERYIELLHDLKSHGHTPSVYLWGGEPMLYKGSVEIIEEAARLGMAPSIATNGTGLSEQAERLVDAPMFVVQISVDGPDAATHNASRPGSSPSIDNFATITRAIDRITELRKDRKQRLPLIAALTTINNVNYNRLVDIYEVFKDKVDVCVFYLAWWIDEASAEKHTKDFAERFGFQPEKHFGWIGSWRPPDYQVLSDQLKKLNGYAARFDGPAVIIMPPLTEVPQLEQYYTDHDSTFGFDRCVSIFSAVEINSNGDMSPCRDYHDFVVGNVKENTITELWNSERYKVFRKSLSEKGLMPVCTRCCGLMGY, from the coding sequence ATGAGCCAAAGCTGGGTACCCATATCGACCATTCTGAAGACCGCTCCCAAACTCCTGGAACGGCCTGCGTACGCGAAAAACGTGACAATGATCCAGGTGGACAAGTTCCTCCGAAACATCTTCCCCCGTGCCGAGGAAGGCACAGCTCAGCAGATCCGCCAATGCAGCATCAGAATTACGGATTTGTGCAACCTCCGATGCCACACCTGCGGGCAATGGGGAGACCACGGATTCCTCAGGTCGTGTTCCATTAAAGAATTGAGAAGCCGTGAAGTGACCCCGGAACGGTACATAGAATTGCTCCATGACCTGAAATCCCACGGCCACACCCCGTCAGTCTATCTATGGGGTGGGGAACCCATGCTGTACAAAGGGTCCGTGGAAATCATAGAAGAAGCCGCGCGTCTTGGAATGGCACCGAGTATTGCCACAAACGGAACAGGGCTTTCGGAGCAGGCGGAGCGTCTCGTAGACGCGCCCATGTTCGTGGTGCAGATCAGTGTGGACGGTCCGGATGCGGCAACTCACAATGCGAGTCGGCCCGGTTCCAGCCCAAGCATCGATAATTTCGCGACTATTACGCGTGCAATCGACCGCATCACGGAACTGAGAAAAGATCGGAAGCAGCGCCTGCCTCTCATTGCTGCGCTCACCACAATCAACAACGTAAACTACAATCGTCTTGTGGATATTTATGAGGTATTCAAAGACAAGGTGGATGTGTGCGTGTTCTATCTCGCATGGTGGATTGATGAAGCATCAGCGGAAAAGCACACGAAAGATTTCGCTGAACGTTTCGGATTTCAACCTGAAAAGCATTTCGGTTGGATCGGGAGCTGGCGCCCACCGGACTATCAGGTGCTTTCGGATCAGCTAAAAAAGCTGAACGGCTATGCCGCCCGCTTTGACGGCCCTGCAGTAATCATTATGCCTCCACTCACGGAAGTCCCACAGTTGGAGCAATACTATACCGATCATGACAGCACATTCGGGTTCGATCGATGCGTTTCCATATTCAGTGCGGTGGAAATCAACTCCAACGGGGATATGTCCCCGTGCAGGGATTACCATGACTTTGTCGTGGGCAACGTGAAAGAGAACACCATAACAGAGCTGTGGAATTCCGAGCGCTATAAAGTTTTCCGGAAGAGTCTGTCAGAAAAAGGGCTCATGCCGGTGTGCACGCGATGTTGCGGACTCATGGGGTATTGA
- a CDS encoding amidohydrolase family protein: MDPFMGNLPADNGPEGARVPDNLPEIVDAHVHLFPDELFEAIWTWFDNFAWPIRYKMRSEEVVEFMLSRGVQRIVGLHYAHRPGIARDLNLYMAGLCREYPEVIGSATVFPGESGTREILKSAFDMGLSAVKLHAHVQYFSLDSPGMHEIYQVCAEHGKPLVMHVGKAPKNPVFPYKIDPDEICGAKHVEPVLRQYPELKVLVPHLGADEFDPFQRLTEQYDNLWLDVAMAIADYLPVKTFPQLQEMRLDRILYGTDFPHLPYAWDRELKYICTLDLSEKDLQAVLGGNALGLFSG; encoded by the coding sequence ATGGATCCGTTCATGGGAAATCTCCCGGCAGATAACGGACCGGAGGGGGCGCGCGTTCCCGATAATCTTCCGGAGATCGTGGATGCTCATGTTCATCTGTTTCCGGATGAGCTCTTTGAAGCCATTTGGACCTGGTTCGACAATTTCGCCTGGCCGATCCGATACAAAATGCGGTCTGAGGAAGTTGTTGAGTTCATGCTGTCCAGAGGCGTACAACGCATAGTCGGGCTGCATTATGCTCATAGGCCCGGAATTGCTCGGGATTTGAACCTGTACATGGCTGGTCTGTGCAGAGAATATCCCGAAGTCATCGGCTCTGCCACTGTGTTTCCCGGAGAATCCGGAACCCGCGAAATATTGAAAAGTGCATTCGACATGGGATTATCCGCAGTGAAACTTCATGCTCACGTTCAATACTTTTCTCTCGATAGCCCGGGGATGCATGAGATCTACCAGGTCTGTGCCGAACACGGAAAGCCTCTGGTCATGCACGTAGGCAAGGCACCGAAGAACCCGGTGTTCCCATACAAGATCGACCCGGATGAGATCTGTGGGGCTAAACACGTGGAGCCCGTCCTGAGACAATATCCCGAACTCAAGGTTCTCGTGCCCCATCTGGGCGCAGATGAATTCGACCCGTTTCAGAGGCTTACCGAACAGTATGACAATCTGTGGCTTGACGTGGCGATGGCAATAGCCGATTATTTACCTGTAAAGACATTTCCGCAGCTTCAGGAAATGCGCCTTGACAGAATTTTGTACGGCACGGATTTTCCCCATCTGCCGTACGCTTGGGATAGGGAACTGAAATATATCTGTACGCTCGATCTTTCAGAAAAAGATCTTCAGGCTGTTCTTGGAGGCAATGCGCTGGGCCTCTTCTCCGGATGA